A region from the Actinoplanes sp. OR16 genome encodes:
- a CDS encoding sugar ABC transporter ATP-binding protein, which translates to MTDTITKPRLRLTAVSKRFGAVRAIQHADLTVQVGQVHALVGENGAGKSTMIKIVAGAETSDTGEIEWDGSPVKIGSTTDAIALGIATVYQEPQLFPELTVAENIFLGKELKKRGRVDWAAQNAKVVELLELLGLPAKYATATVGDLSIAEQQQVSIAKALSGDAKVLILDEPSAILTDAEIEVLFDVVRRLTASGVSVIYISHRLDELFRIADEVTVMRDGRTIGTYQIKDLSVREIAHLMVGEELSDARPHREVPDGPAVLELKGLTREGKFSDVDVSVKAGEIVALYGLVGSGVSEIAACCYGMDRATGGELRIDASPANPRSPEDAQKLGIALLPANRKVEGMFGFQSIAFNISAGHLKLLSKLGMFVDRAREKAVALDMIKRLAVRTPHERQPISAMSGGNAQKVVLARQLVERPKVLILAEPTQGVDVGAKEEIHRLITELAEEGTAVLVVTSDLPEALRIADRIQVVRGGTTTEEFGPDAKQVDLLAAAAGGSE; encoded by the coding sequence ATGACCGACACCATCACGAAGCCCCGGCTGCGCCTGACCGCTGTCTCCAAGCGGTTCGGCGCGGTTCGGGCCATTCAGCACGCCGACCTCACCGTCCAGGTGGGCCAGGTGCACGCCCTGGTCGGCGAGAACGGCGCCGGCAAGTCCACGATGATCAAGATCGTCGCCGGGGCGGAGACCTCCGACACCGGCGAGATCGAGTGGGACGGCAGCCCGGTGAAGATCGGTTCCACGACGGACGCGATCGCTCTCGGGATCGCGACCGTCTACCAGGAGCCGCAGCTCTTCCCGGAGCTGACGGTCGCCGAGAACATCTTCCTCGGCAAGGAGCTCAAGAAGCGCGGACGAGTCGACTGGGCGGCGCAGAACGCCAAGGTCGTCGAGCTCCTCGAGCTGCTCGGCCTCCCGGCGAAGTACGCGACCGCCACCGTCGGCGACCTCTCCATCGCCGAGCAGCAGCAGGTCTCGATCGCGAAGGCGCTCTCCGGCGACGCGAAGGTGCTGATCCTCGACGAGCCGTCGGCGATCCTGACCGACGCCGAGATCGAGGTGCTCTTCGACGTGGTGCGGCGCCTGACCGCCTCGGGCGTGAGCGTCATCTACATCTCGCACCGGCTGGACGAGCTCTTCCGCATCGCCGACGAGGTGACGGTCATGCGCGACGGCCGGACGATCGGGACCTATCAGATCAAGGATTTGAGCGTACGGGAGATAGCCCACCTGATGGTGGGTGAAGAGCTTTCGGACGCCCGGCCCCATCGGGAGGTTCCGGACGGGCCGGCCGTGCTGGAGCTCAAGGGACTGACCCGGGAGGGGAAGTTCTCCGACGTCGACGTCAGCGTCAAGGCCGGCGAGATCGTGGCCCTCTACGGGCTGGTCGGCAGTGGCGTCTCGGAGATCGCGGCCTGCTGTTACGGCATGGACCGGGCCACCGGAGGCGAGCTGCGCATCGATGCGAGCCCGGCGAATCCGAGGAGTCCGGAAGACGCCCAGAAGCTGGGCATCGCCCTGCTCCCCGCCAACCGCAAGGTCGAGGGCATGTTCGGCTTCCAGTCGATCGCCTTCAACATCTCGGCCGGTCACCTCAAGCTGCTGTCCAAGCTCGGGATGTTCGTCGACCGGGCGCGGGAGAAGGCCGTCGCGCTCGACATGATCAAGCGGCTGGCCGTCCGTACCCCTCATGAGCGGCAGCCGATCAGCGCGATGTCCGGCGGCAACGCCCAGAAGGTCGTCCTGGCCCGGCAGCTGGTGGAGCGCCCGAAGGTGCTGATCCTCGCCGAGCCGACCCAGGGCGTCGACGTGGGCGCCAAGGAGGAGATCCACCGCCTGATCACCGAGCTGGCCGAGGAGGGCACCGCGGTGCTCGTGGTGACGTCGGACCTGCCGGAGGCGCTGCGCATCGCGGACCGCATCCAGGTGGTGCGGGGCGGCACGACGACGGAGGAGTTCGGACCGGACGCCAAGCAGGTCGACCTGCTGGCGGCGGCCGCGGGAGGCAGTGAATGA
- a CDS encoding autoinducer 2 ABC transporter substrate-binding protein, protein MRPRFTAAVALTATAALALTGCTKKNDTDTGTGAAASGDKTYKVAFVPKLQGVPYFEAMNAGGKEAAAALGNVEWLYQGPTQADAAAQADIVRSYIQQKVDALIVAPNDPDSMAPLLQQAKDAGIHVATADTDAPSSVREVFVNQATAEGIGQGLTDSLLTAMGGKGKYAIVSCGQTAENLNSWIEVQKAYTKEKYPEAEIVDIVYAGEDQAKATQMATDLMNAHPDLTGLVGECTSSAPGVAQAVKDAGKIGKVFTVGLGTPQAMKPYLTDKSSTAAILWDVENLGYLTAWAGAQLAQGKPFAATNNVSSDLSAVAYTEADKMLLLGPALAITDQNVDQFNY, encoded by the coding sequence ATGCGTCCTCGGTTCACTGCCGCCGTCGCTCTGACCGCGACGGCCGCACTGGCTCTCACCGGGTGCACCAAGAAGAACGACACCGATACCGGCACCGGCGCTGCGGCGAGCGGCGACAAGACATACAAGGTCGCCTTCGTCCCGAAGCTCCAGGGTGTCCCCTACTTCGAGGCGATGAACGCCGGCGGCAAGGAGGCCGCCGCGGCGCTCGGCAACGTCGAGTGGCTCTACCAGGGTCCGACCCAGGCGGACGCGGCCGCGCAGGCCGACATCGTCCGCTCCTACATCCAGCAGAAGGTCGACGCCCTGATCGTGGCGCCGAACGACCCGGACAGCATGGCCCCGCTCCTGCAGCAGGCGAAGGACGCCGGCATCCACGTGGCGACCGCCGACACCGACGCGCCGAGCAGCGTCCGCGAGGTCTTCGTGAACCAGGCGACGGCCGAGGGCATCGGCCAGGGCCTGACCGACTCGCTGCTCACCGCGATGGGCGGCAAGGGCAAGTACGCGATCGTCTCCTGCGGCCAGACCGCCGAGAACCTGAACTCCTGGATCGAGGTGCAGAAGGCGTACACCAAGGAGAAGTACCCCGAGGCCGAGATCGTGGACATCGTCTACGCCGGTGAGGACCAGGCCAAGGCCACGCAGATGGCGACCGACCTGATGAACGCCCACCCGGACCTGACCGGTCTGGTCGGCGAGTGCACCTCGTCGGCGCCCGGTGTGGCGCAGGCCGTCAAGGACGCCGGCAAGATCGGCAAGGTCTTCACGGTCGGTCTCGGCACGCCGCAGGCGATGAAGCCGTACCTGACCGACAAGTCGTCGACCGCCGCGATCCTCTGGGACGTGGAGAACCTGGGCTACCTGACCGCCTGGGCCGGCGCGCAGCTCGCGCAGGGCAAGCCGTTCGCGGCGACCAACAACGTGTCCAGCGACCTGTCCGCGGTGGCCTACACCGAGGCCGACAAGATGCTGCTGCTCGGCCCGGCGCTCGCTATCACCGACCAGAACGTCGACCAGTTCAACTACTGA
- a CDS encoding DUF3618 domain-containing protein produces the protein MTATGDSSSGSSSSSSSGSSPGSSSGGNGGARGGGQRGVSVNATARSAQGRTGKQHGSKPGGPKPAPPPNQNRTGPGPAKPARGEAPPAAGRKPSPGPAATGKPSSGMAAPTSVAPDGGKHAPETVGEALVASLRAEEARASARPDAKAGATPAEPAKPGAAPAEPAKAGTTPAEPAKAGTTGSVPLPESPDSGTPGGGADDSGGDESGGSGRTGELKAEIARTRTEMGQTAAALAAKADVAGRVRQASAETGTHVAEAAAETVEQARAAVEAMPRRVAEVPRLVADVPRRVAEEPRRYAMLGAAVAAAAIGVVLIRKAR, from the coding sequence ATGACGGCTACCGGTGACTCCTCGTCCGGTTCCTCTTCGAGCTCCTCTTCCGGCTCCTCTCCCGGCTCCTCTTCCGGTGGAAACGGCGGGGCACGGGGTGGCGGGCAGCGCGGGGTGAGCGTCAACGCCACGGCCCGGTCCGCGCAGGGGCGTACCGGCAAACAGCACGGCTCCAAGCCCGGCGGACCCAAGCCCGCGCCGCCACCCAACCAGAACCGGACCGGACCCGGACCCGCCAAGCCGGCCCGCGGGGAGGCGCCGCCGGCTGCCGGACGGAAACCGAGCCCGGGACCGGCCGCGACCGGCAAACCTTCGAGTGGGATGGCCGCGCCCACGAGCGTGGCCCCGGACGGCGGGAAGCATGCTCCGGAGACCGTCGGGGAGGCGCTGGTGGCTTCGCTGCGGGCGGAGGAGGCTCGGGCCTCTGCTCGACCTGACGCCAAGGCCGGGGCTACCCCTGCCGAGCCGGCCAAGCCCGGGGCTGCCCCTGCCGAGCCGGCCAAGGCGGGGACCACCCCCGCCGAGCCGGCCAAGGCGGGGACCACCGGGTCGGTGCCGTTGCCCGAGTCCCCGGACTCCGGGACACCGGGTGGTGGCGCTGATGATTCCGGAGGGGATGAGAGCGGGGGCTCCGGGCGTACCGGGGAGTTGAAGGCCGAGATCGCACGGACCCGGACCGAAATGGGGCAGACCGCCGCGGCGCTGGCCGCGAAAGCGGACGTCGCGGGAAGGGTGCGGCAGGCGAGCGCGGAGACCGGCACGCACGTGGCCGAGGCCGCCGCGGAGACCGTGGAGCAGGCGCGGGCGGCCGTCGAGGCGATGCCGCGGCGCGTGGCCGAGGTGCCCCGGCTGGTGGCCGACGTGCCGAGGCGGGTGGCCGAGGAGCCGCGGCGGTACGCGATGCTCGGCGCCGCTGTGGCCGCCGCCGCCATCGGGGTGGTGCTGATCCGGAAGGCTCGCTGA
- a CDS encoding phage holin family protein codes for MTHIDARSEQASTAELVSRLSEQVSTLVRDELALARIEMMEKGKKAGKGAGLLGGAGVIAAYGLGALFVTAGAALALVMPVWAAALIVTVVLFAAAGIAALIGKKEVQEAVPPTPQAAMASGRRDVDTLMTAARQGRQS; via the coding sequence ATGACCCACATTGACGCACGAAGCGAGCAGGCCTCCACGGCTGAACTCGTCAGCCGGCTCAGCGAACAGGTGAGCACGCTGGTCCGCGACGAGCTGGCGCTCGCCCGGATCGAGATGATGGAGAAGGGCAAGAAGGCCGGGAAGGGCGCGGGCCTCCTCGGCGGCGCCGGGGTGATCGCCGCTTATGGGCTGGGCGCCCTGTTCGTCACCGCCGGCGCAGCCCTGGCCCTGGTCATGCCGGTGTGGGCGGCCGCTCTCATCGTGACCGTGGTGCTCTTCGCGGCCGCCGGGATCGCGGCGCTCATCGGCAAGAAGGAAGTGCAGGAGGCGGTGCCGCCCACGCCCCAGGCAGCGATGGCCAGCGGACGCCGGGACGTCGACACGCTGATGACGGCGGCTCGCCAGGGGAGGCAGTCATGA
- a CDS encoding inositol monophosphatase family protein, whose amino-acid sequence MPLNDHEVAIAAATAGAAVVRGRYGTDMDRVAKSGGDFATEADIAAEQAILAVLRDHRPADAVTGEESGSSGPDTSGRRWLVDPLCGTLNYAVRNPLVAVNVALSPTGVAASADPFSGEIFWTDGISALVRADGRDRRLRPSPDSALVDVNLDPPFPRHPALLLSAPGFTGRFRPRVLSTTLALLWVAAGRRAAYVTYGPVSENVHFAAGIAVCEAAGCVVTGVQGQPLHSGPEGLLVAADRSTHEALVSLVRAAW is encoded by the coding sequence GTGCCACTCAACGATCATGAGGTCGCCATCGCTGCGGCCACGGCGGGTGCGGCAGTCGTCCGGGGTCGTTACGGCACCGACATGGACCGGGTCGCCAAGTCCGGCGGCGACTTCGCCACCGAGGCCGACATCGCCGCTGAGCAGGCGATCCTTGCGGTTCTGCGGGACCACCGGCCGGCCGACGCGGTCACCGGCGAGGAGTCCGGCAGCTCTGGCCCGGACACGTCCGGGCGCCGCTGGCTGGTCGACCCCCTGTGCGGAACCCTCAACTACGCCGTCCGCAACCCCCTCGTCGCCGTCAACGTCGCGCTCTCCCCCACCGGCGTGGCGGCATCCGCGGACCCCTTCAGCGGCGAGATCTTCTGGACCGACGGGATCTCCGCTCTCGTACGGGCGGACGGCCGCGACCGGCGACTCCGCCCGTCCCCGGACTCCGCGCTGGTCGACGTGAACCTGGACCCGCCGTTCCCCCGCCACCCGGCGCTGCTGCTGTCCGCGCCCGGCTTCACCGGGCGCTTCCGGCCGCGGGTGCTGTCGACGACGCTCGCGCTGCTGTGGGTCGCCGCCGGGCGCCGCGCGGCGTACGTGACCTATGGACCCGTGTCGGAGAACGTCCACTTCGCGGCGGGGATCGCGGTGTGCGAGGCGGCGGGGTGCGTCGTCACCGGCGTACAAGGGCAGCCCTTGCACTCTGGTCCTGAGGGCCTGCTGGTGGCCGCGGACCGATCGACGCATGAGGCGCTGGTTTCGCTGGTCCGCGCCGCCTGGTAG
- a CDS encoding serine/threonine-protein kinase, which produces MPDAPTILAERYRLGELLGRGGMGAVRLARDETLQRDVAIKEIDQPPGEEGGAAARRTLREARAAARLSHPAVVQVYDVLQLDGRTWIVMEYVPSRSLKQVIADDGPLDPARVARIGLELLGALRAAHRNGVEHRDVKPANVLLADDGRVLLTDFGIAAMDDDSVISRSDVVVGSPHFMAPERARDGKSGPEADLWSLGATLYAAVEGHSPYERSSTMATLTALATEEPEPAAHAGPLAPVLEGLLRKDPRRRLGIEDAEQLMRAAADETGALPVHPREERQATAPHIPAQRTMLDVAGEARRRNPRLLAVLAAVLLVIAGTVAFALTRPDGENAAQQEPAPTTTAAGTPAAQPPAATTTAAPSPSSVPSSAAPSSPAASSSSAAGGRPAIPAGWKDYKDKTGFSVYVPEGWSKSQRGTMVYFRGDGRVLGIDQTDQPKSNPVKDWQSQSEYRVSRGDFPKYDEIKIESVKYFRKAADWEFTFNRGGTRVHVNNRGTVVADDKAYGFYWETKDSEWDTARKDLQLVFDSFVPAK; this is translated from the coding sequence ATGCCCGATGCGCCGACGATCCTTGCCGAGCGGTACCGGCTGGGCGAGCTGCTGGGCCGCGGCGGCATGGGTGCTGTGCGCCTGGCCCGCGACGAGACCCTGCAGCGCGATGTGGCGATCAAGGAGATCGATCAGCCACCGGGTGAGGAGGGTGGCGCCGCTGCCCGGCGCACGCTGCGGGAGGCCCGCGCCGCGGCCCGGCTCAGTCATCCCGCCGTGGTTCAGGTGTACGACGTCCTCCAGCTGGACGGCCGCACCTGGATCGTCATGGAGTACGTCCCGTCCCGCTCGCTGAAGCAGGTGATCGCCGACGACGGCCCGCTCGACCCGGCCAGGGTGGCGCGGATCGGCCTGGAACTGCTCGGCGCGCTGCGGGCCGCGCACCGCAACGGCGTCGAGCACCGTGACGTGAAGCCGGCGAACGTGCTGCTCGCCGACGACGGCCGGGTGCTGCTCACCGACTTCGGCATCGCCGCGATGGACGACGACTCGGTGATCAGCCGGTCGGACGTGGTGGTGGGTTCGCCGCACTTCATGGCCCCGGAGCGCGCGCGGGACGGCAAGAGCGGCCCGGAAGCGGACCTGTGGTCGCTGGGCGCGACTCTCTACGCCGCTGTCGAAGGCCATTCCCCGTACGAGCGATCGTCGACGATGGCGACGCTCACCGCGCTCGCGACGGAGGAGCCGGAGCCGGCCGCGCACGCCGGGCCGCTCGCGCCGGTGCTGGAGGGGCTGCTCCGGAAGGACCCGCGGCGGCGGCTCGGCATCGAGGACGCGGAACAGCTGATGCGCGCCGCGGCCGACGAGACGGGTGCTCTGCCCGTACATCCGCGAGAAGAGCGACAGGCGACGGCGCCGCACATCCCCGCCCAGCGCACCATGCTCGATGTCGCGGGTGAGGCCCGCCGGCGCAATCCGCGCCTGCTGGCCGTGCTCGCCGCCGTCCTGCTCGTGATCGCCGGTACGGTGGCGTTCGCGCTGACCCGCCCGGACGGCGAGAACGCGGCCCAGCAGGAGCCGGCCCCGACCACGACCGCCGCCGGCACCCCGGCGGCCCAGCCTCCGGCCGCCACCACGACGGCCGCACCGAGCCCCAGCAGCGTGCCGTCGTCGGCCGCGCCGTCGTCCCCGGCGGCGAGCAGCAGCAGCGCGGCGGGCGGGCGCCCGGCGATCCCGGCCGGCTGGAAGGACTACAAGGACAAGACGGGTTTCTCGGTCTACGTGCCGGAGGGCTGGTCGAAGTCGCAGCGCGGCACGATGGTCTACTTCCGTGGCGACGGCCGGGTGCTCGGCATCGACCAGACCGACCAGCCGAAGTCGAACCCGGTCAAGGACTGGCAGAGCCAGTCGGAGTACCGCGTCTCACGCGGCGACTTCCCGAAGTACGACGAAATCAAGATCGAGTCGGTGAAGTATTTCCGCAAGGCCGCCGACTGGGAGTTCACCTTCAACCGCGGCGGCACCCGGGTCCACGTCAACAACCGGGGAACCGTGGTCGCCGACGACAAGGCCTACGGCTTCTACTGGGAGACCAAGGACTCCGAGTGGGACACCGCCCGCAAGGACCTCCAGCTGGTCTTCGACAGCTTCGTCCCGGCGAAGTGA
- a CDS encoding Uma2 family endonuclease, translated as MSEGTLPIRTEPWTEENFFALGETPNKIELVDGSLWVSPSPNGPHQDISLQLGIALKPAARTLGLRVRLDLDVRLQPGTILRPDLIVVKGPRVVSTTDVADVLLVSEVISPGNATADRLLKRQLYAAAGIKWYLLVEPDMPDYESLTLRLLRLKGDAYVEHAVAASGTTLTLDDPLAVTIDVDDLLDL; from the coding sequence ATGAGCGAGGGAACGCTGCCGATCCGAACCGAGCCGTGGACCGAGGAGAACTTCTTCGCGCTCGGGGAGACCCCCAACAAGATCGAACTCGTCGACGGGAGCCTCTGGGTGAGCCCCTCACCTAACGGACCGCACCAGGACATCAGCTTGCAACTCGGCATCGCGCTCAAACCCGCCGCACGAACGCTCGGGCTCCGGGTGCGGCTGGACCTGGACGTCCGTCTGCAACCGGGCACGATCCTCCGGCCCGACCTCATCGTCGTCAAAGGGCCCCGGGTGGTGAGCACGACCGACGTCGCCGATGTACTGCTGGTCAGTGAGGTGATCTCCCCCGGCAACGCGACCGCTGACCGCCTCCTCAAGCGGCAGCTCTACGCCGCCGCGGGGATCAAGTGGTACCTGCTCGTCGAACCGGACATGCCCGACTACGAGTCGCTCACACTCCGGCTGCTCCGCCTGAAGGGGGACGCCTATGTCGAGCACGCGGTGGCGGCGAGCGGGACCACCCTGACCCTGGATGATCCCCTCGCCGTCACGATCGACGTCGACGACCTGCTGGACCTCTGA
- a CDS encoding aminotransferase class I/II-fold pyridoxal phosphate-dependent enzyme — protein MLDAVMERLSDPSARGLAEAVSRAVGDGALAPGARLPPVRTVATELHLSPSTVNAAWQLLRRAGTIRTDGRRGTVVATAGTGGPGRYRAALRRTPGFGLDLSTGVPDPALLPPIPALHGLSPAPSSYLDEPVLPALGALLRERWPYPPDRLAIFDGAMDAVDQVASALLRLGDLAVVENPCFPPLLDLLEVLGVRVIGVGTDASGMLPDQLAAALARRPAAVFLQPRALNPTGASWSPSRARALAEVLAQHPQVYVVEDDSAGDLASGPLCSLGEHLPRQVVHVRSFSKSHGPDLRLAAVSGPATVLDPILERRLLGQGWTSRLLQHLLLGLLTDPAPIAAVRAARDEYARRRRLVTSGLAAAGIVLPPGEGLNIWLPVEDEQAALLSLASAGIGAAAGTAFAVGPAGQPHLRVTVGLVATDHADVSSQLARAARAAAPSIPR, from the coding sequence ATGCTCGACGCGGTCATGGAACGGCTCAGCGACCCCAGCGCCCGCGGCCTCGCCGAGGCGGTGAGCCGCGCGGTCGGCGACGGCGCGCTCGCCCCCGGCGCGAGACTGCCACCGGTCCGGACCGTCGCGACCGAGCTGCACCTCTCCCCCAGCACGGTCAACGCAGCGTGGCAGCTCCTGCGCCGTGCCGGAACCATCCGGACGGACGGCCGCCGGGGCACCGTGGTGGCGACGGCCGGTACCGGCGGGCCGGGCCGGTACCGCGCGGCTCTGCGGCGTACCCCGGGATTCGGCCTCGATCTGTCGACGGGCGTGCCGGATCCCGCGCTGCTCCCGCCCATCCCGGCGCTGCACGGGCTCTCCCCCGCGCCGTCGTCGTACCTCGACGAGCCCGTGCTGCCCGCGCTGGGAGCGCTCCTGCGAGAGCGGTGGCCCTATCCGCCGGACCGTCTCGCGATCTTCGACGGCGCCATGGACGCCGTCGATCAGGTGGCGTCCGCGCTGCTCCGCCTCGGTGATCTCGCGGTGGTCGAGAACCCCTGCTTCCCGCCGCTGCTCGACCTGCTCGAAGTCCTCGGCGTCCGGGTCATCGGCGTCGGCACCGACGCCTCCGGCATGCTCCCGGACCAGCTCGCCGCGGCTCTGGCCCGCCGACCGGCCGCCGTCTTCCTGCAGCCCCGCGCCCTCAACCCCACCGGCGCGTCGTGGTCACCGTCGCGGGCCCGCGCCCTCGCCGAGGTCCTCGCGCAACACCCGCAGGTGTACGTCGTGGAGGACGATTCCGCGGGTGACCTCGCTTCCGGGCCGCTCTGCTCCCTCGGCGAACACCTGCCGCGCCAGGTGGTGCACGTCCGCAGCTTCTCCAAATCCCACGGCCCGGACCTGCGCCTGGCGGCGGTGAGCGGCCCGGCGACCGTCCTCGACCCGATCCTGGAGCGCCGGCTGCTCGGCCAGGGCTGGACCAGCCGCCTCCTCCAGCACCTGCTGCTGGGCCTGCTCACCGACCCGGCCCCGATCGCCGCCGTCCGCGCGGCCCGCGACGAGTACGCCCGCCGCCGCCGCCTCGTCACCTCCGGCCTGGCCGCGGCCGGCATCGTCCTGCCACCGGGCGAGGGCCTGAACATCTGGCTGCCGGTCGAGGACGAGCAGGCGGCGCTGCTCAGCCTCGCCAGCGCCGGCATCGGGGCGGCGGCGGGCACCGCCTTCGCCGTCGGACCGGCCGGACAGCCACACCTCCGGGTGACAGTCGGTCTCGTCGCCACCGACCACGCCGACGTGTCTTCGCAGCTCGCGAGGGCTGCGCGCGCGGCAGCGCCGTCGATCCCCCGTTGA
- a CDS encoding CoA-acylating methylmalonate-semialdehyde dehydrogenase, which yields MSHIAHWISGASVAGTSGRVGPVFNPATGEQIATVDLASAAEVDAVVAVAKEAAQEWRSASLSKRSAVLFKFRELLAAGVGELAEIVTREHGKVLSDAAGEIARGLENVEFATGIPNLMKGSFSEQAATGVDVYSIKQPLGVVAGITPFNFPAMVPLWMCATAIAAGNAFVLKPSEKDPSASLFLARLWKEAGLPDGVFNVVHGDKEAVDAILVNPDIAAVSFVGSTPIAKYIYETGTSHGKRVQALGGAKNHMIVLPDAELDAAADAAISAGYGAAGERCMAISVVVAVGDIADPLVDAIAARLPKIKIGDGTDPGSEMGPLISAQHRDKVAGYIEAGATEGATVVADGRSQELPEGGFFLGATLLDNVTPSMTVYTDEIFGPVLSVVRVGTYAEAVQLVNDNEYGNGTAIFTRDGGAARQFQFDVNAGMVGVNVPIPVPVAYYSFGGWKASLFGDTHMYGPDGIHFFTRSKVVTSRWPDPGTSSIDLGFPQTR from the coding sequence ATGAGTCACATTGCGCACTGGATCTCCGGAGCCTCGGTCGCCGGCACCTCGGGCCGGGTCGGCCCGGTCTTCAACCCCGCCACCGGCGAGCAGATCGCCACAGTGGATCTCGCTAGCGCCGCGGAGGTGGACGCCGTCGTCGCGGTCGCGAAGGAGGCCGCCCAGGAGTGGCGCTCCGCCTCGCTGTCCAAGCGCAGCGCGGTCCTGTTCAAGTTCCGCGAGCTGCTCGCCGCCGGCGTCGGCGAACTCGCGGAGATCGTGACGCGCGAGCACGGCAAGGTGCTCTCCGACGCGGCCGGCGAGATCGCCCGCGGCCTGGAGAACGTCGAGTTCGCCACCGGCATCCCGAACCTGATGAAGGGCAGCTTCTCCGAGCAGGCCGCCACCGGCGTCGACGTCTACTCGATCAAGCAGCCGCTCGGCGTGGTCGCCGGCATCACCCCGTTCAACTTCCCGGCGATGGTGCCGCTCTGGATGTGCGCCACCGCGATCGCCGCCGGCAACGCGTTCGTGCTCAAGCCGAGCGAGAAGGACCCGTCGGCGTCGCTCTTCCTGGCGCGGCTGTGGAAGGAGGCCGGCCTGCCGGACGGCGTCTTCAATGTCGTGCACGGCGACAAGGAGGCGGTCGACGCCATCCTGGTGAACCCGGACATCGCCGCGGTCAGCTTCGTCGGCTCGACGCCGATCGCGAAGTACATCTACGAGACCGGCACGTCGCACGGCAAGCGCGTGCAGGCCCTCGGCGGCGCGAAGAACCACATGATCGTGCTGCCGGACGCCGAGCTCGACGCGGCCGCCGACGCGGCGATCAGCGCGGGGTACGGCGCCGCCGGCGAGCGGTGCATGGCGATCTCGGTCGTGGTGGCGGTCGGGGACATCGCGGACCCGCTGGTCGACGCGATCGCGGCGCGCCTTCCCAAGATCAAGATCGGCGACGGTACGGACCCCGGCTCCGAGATGGGACCGCTGATCAGCGCGCAGCACCGTGACAAGGTCGCGGGTTACATCGAGGCCGGCGCGACCGAAGGCGCCACCGTGGTCGCCGACGGCCGTTCCCAGGAGCTCCCGGAAGGCGGCTTCTTCCTGGGCGCCACGCTGCTCGACAACGTGACCCCGTCGATGACCGTCTACACCGACGAGATCTTCGGCCCGGTGCTGAGCGTCGTCCGGGTGGGCACCTACGCCGAGGCGGTCCAGCTCGTCAACGACAACGAGTACGGCAACGGCACCGCGATCTTCACGCGGGACGGCGGCGCGGCCCGGCAGTTCCAGTTCGACGTGAACGCCGGAATGGTCGGCGTGAACGTGCCGATCCCGGTCCCGGTCGCCTACTACTCGTTCGGCGGCTGGAAGGCGTCGCTGTTCGGCGACACCCACATGTACGGCCCGGACGGCATCCACTTCTTCACCCGCAGCAAGGTCGTCACGTCGCGCTGGCCCGATCCGGGGACTTCGTCGATCGACCTCGGTTTCCCGCAGACTCGATAA